The following proteins are co-located in the Phragmites australis chromosome 10, lpPhrAust1.1, whole genome shotgun sequence genome:
- the LOC133930958 gene encoding BAG family molecular chaperone regulator 3-like yields the protein MLGASPKAKKGASVKLGSMKNTPVAAAGAGALAGAKVPAEEVWEVRPGGMLVQKRGGALSDDEPSANVKPVPTIRVKVKHAGITHEIYISSEASFGELKKMVAARTGLHPDDQKVLYKDKERDSKAFLDMAGVKDRSKLVVVEDPEARARRLIEERRNGHLEKAAKAVSAVTAEVDKVAPKVAALDASVRKGEKVAESDVVQVTELLMNELLKLDAVVADGDVKAQRRMQVKRVQKYVETLDAVMVKNAAIARKSTEKVAKQQQQQPPQPRQQPRQQQSQHQQQPAAAQTRWEMFDLLSSLPSTSSASSTTTVCSKASSGAPPANRLDWMLF from the exons ATGTTGGGAGCGAGCCCCAAGGCCAAGAAAGGCGCGTCGGTGAAGCTGGGGTCGATGAAGAACACTCCGGTGGCAGCCGCGGGCGCCGGTGCGCTGGCGGGAGCGAAGGTGCCGGCGGAGGAGGTCTGGGAGGTGCGGCCCGGCGGGATGCTGGTGCAGAAGAGGGGCGGCGCGCTGTCCGACGACGAGCCGTCGGCCAACGTGAAGCCGGTGCCGACCATCCGCGTCAAGGTGAAGCACGCCGGCATCACGCACGAGATCTACATCAGCTCCGAGGCGTCCTTCG GGGAGCTGAAGAAGATGGTGGCGGCGCGAACGGGGCTGCACCCGGACGACCAGAAGGTGCTCTACAAGGACAAGGAACGAGACTCCAAGGCGTTCCTGGACATGGCCGGCGTCAAGGATCGCTCCAAGCTCGTCGTCGTCGAGGACCCCGAGGCCCGCGCGCGCCGCCTCATCGAGGAGCGCCGCAACGGCCACCTCGAGAAGGCCGCCAAGGCCGTTTCCGCGGTCACCGCCGAGGTGGACAAGGTCGCCCCCAAG GTGGCGGCGCTGGACGCGTCGGTGCGGAAGGGGGAGAAGGTGGCTGAGAGCGACGTGGTGCAGGTGACGGAGCTGCTCATGAACGAGCTGCTCAAGCTCGACGCGGTGGTCGCCGACGGCGACGTCAAGGCCCAGAGGCGGATGCAG GTGAAGCGCGTGCAGAAGTACGTGGAGACGCTCGACGCGGTGATGGTCAAGAACGCCGCCATCGCCCGCAAATCCACCGAGAAGGTcgccaagcagcagcagcagcagccgcctcAGCCGAGGCAGCAACCCAGACAGCAGCAGTctcagcaccagcagcagccgGCGGCCGCGCAGACGCGCTGGGAGATGTTCGACCTGCTGTCGTCGCTGCCGTCGACGTCGTCGGCCTCCTCCACGACCACCGTCTGCTCCAAGGCGTCCTCCGGCGCGCCGCCGGCGAACCGGCTCGACTGGATGCTGTTCTGA
- the LOC133931065 gene encoding uncharacterized protein LOC133931065: MADVLVGSERRVLVSGYGLPAPPPESLLGRLDQIDLRLRQLEEQRRPVHAQHQHTKSLQHVQLRGTLMDRLNLLESRIRQLSCELDLDGGGKATAGSYVALGTSSSVAPQDPAWSGSVPLMEPFRNQAAMCAPDKSAADGSWSAVQMLQRGARQLHRNKSNPPKVSSTVKSLKDAKCACEKEKRKAERSRTSRRWFTVGC; encoded by the exons ATGGCGGACGTGCTCGTGGGCTCGGAGCGCCGCGTCCTCGTCAGCGGCTACGGcctccccgcgccgccgcccgagAGCCTGCTCGGCCGCCTCGACCAAATCGACCTGCGg TTGCGGCAGCTGGAGGAGCAGCGGCGACCGGTGCACGCCCAGCACCAGCACACCAAGTCGCTGCAGCACGTGCAGCTCAGGGGAACCCTCATGGACCGCCTCAACCTGCTCGAGTCGCGCATCAGGCAGCTCAGCTGCGAACTGGACCTGGACGGCGGCGGCAAGGCCACAGCCGGGAGCTACGTCGCCCTGGGGACCTCATCGTCGGTGGCGCCGCAGGACCCTGCGTGGTCCGGCTCGGTTCCGTTGATGGAGCCGTTCAGGAACCAGGCGGCGATGTGCGCGCCCGACAAGTCGGCGGCGGATGGGAGCTGGAGCGCCGTCCAGATGCTGCAGAGGGGCGCGCGCCAGCTTCACCGCAACAAGTCCAACCCACCAAAGGTGAGCTCCACC GTGAAGAGCCTGAAAGATGCGAAATGCGCGTgcgagaaggagaagaggaaggcgGAGCGCAGTAGGACAAGTAGGAGGTGGTTTACCGTGGGATGCTGA
- the LOC133930960 gene encoding gibberellin 2-beta-dioxygenase 5-like yields the protein MEMAEESPATTTPMADPSCPPFPLLEEEGQHEHEQREEQELPHGGELELPTVDLEAPGEALEAACLRLGVFRLANHGVPAGLSARLFALARDLTGRTPFEDKQAQPGYFWGTPALSLRVRDVNWVEGYHVALGQPRPIAVGPSSSAPALGDLASEYGHHMARVARKLFDALAAALGLDAYQTASYLAEHDGTLRVYRYPPCPSSGHLGMEAHTDSSVLSIINQDLVGGLQVLHEGAWRDVAPASPGGGGDTLVVNLGDMAQAMSGDVYRSVRHRVAASRAKERLSLCYFAFPRDNAVISCYSSRYRPFTYGEFREQVQADIKATGSKVGLERFLRH from the coding sequence ATGGAGATGGCGGAGGAATCACCGGCGACGACGACGCCCATGGCGGATCCGTCGTGTCCGCCGTTCCCTCTTCTCGAGGAGGAGGgacagcacgagcacgagcagcGGGAGGAGCAGGAACTGCCGCATGGAGGAGAGCTGGAGCTCCCTACGGTGGACCTGGAGGCGCCGGGGGAGGCGCTGGAGGCGGCGTGCCTGCGGCTGGGCGTCTTCCGCCTCGCCAACCACGGCGTCCCCGCGGGCCTCTCCGCGCGCCTCTTCGCGCTGGCACGCGACCTAACGGGCCGCACGCCGTTCGAGGACAAGCAGGCCCAGCCCGGCTACTTCTGGGGCACGCCGGCGCTCTCGCTCCGCGTCAGGGACGTCAACTGGGTCGAAGGGTACCACGTCGCCTTGGGCCAGCCGCGGCCCATCGCTGTCgggccctcctcctccgctcccGCGCTCGGGGACCTCGCGAGCGAGTACGGCCATCACATGGCGCGCGTGGCGCGGAAGCTGTTCGACGCCCTCGCGGCCGCGCTGGGACTCGACGCCTACCAGACAGCGTCCTACCTCGCCGAGCACGATGGCACCCTGCGGGTGTACCGCTACCCGCCCTGCCCTTCCTCCGGCCACCTCGGGATGGAGGCCCACACCGACAGCTCTGTCCTCTCCATCATCAACCAGGACCTCGTCGGCGGCCTGCAGGTGCTCCACGAGGGAGCGTGGCGCGACGTCGCGCCGGCGTCccccggcggcggtggcgacacGCTCGTGGTCAACCTGGGCGACATGGCGCAGGCGATGAGCGGCGACGTGTACCGGAGCGTTCGGCACAgggtggcggcgagccgggccAAGGAGAGGCTCTCGCTCTGCTACTTCGCCTTCCCGCGAGACAACGCCGTCATTAGCTGCTACAGCAGCAGGTACAGGCCCTTCACCTACGGCGAGTTCCGGGAGCAGGTGCAAGCCGACATTAAGGCCACCGGCTCCAAGGTCGGCCTCGAACGCTTCCTTCGCCATTAA